In Podarcis raffonei isolate rPodRaf1 chromosome 8, rPodRaf1.pri, whole genome shotgun sequence, the genomic window GAGAAGCTTTGTTCAAATATTTAAATCTCCCTATTGAGAGATGGATTGTTTATATGATTAACTATTTATTAAGGGACAAATCCCCTTACCCCTATGAAAAATTGATCTGTTTTGCCTTTACAGTTAAGATTGTAAGGAGAAAAATTTGTAgggatcagtgctatttttctagatttGCAGGTGCCAGAGTTCACCACGAGCTtgttccttgttctcttagaatgacaatgacactaacctgagaggtgccagagctgagctccaCTGAACTCTGCCTTAAAATATGCCCTAATTTAAATCTTTCAAAGGAGAAACCTCTTATCTAATGAACCATCTGATTCTATTAATGATTTAACTGtgcaatgtattttattttgtttttattctgttttatgtatTGCGTCTTTCGTAATCGGTGTGGCtaaaccaataaataataattgcatttgtatCTGAAAGAAACAGATCTGAGAACCAGCATTTGATTCTCCATAACCATTTATTTTGCATTGTAATCGTCATAATGAAAACTTAACTCTTTTTTAATGATACACAACAGGATTCTTTGAAGTTAGAATCCACAATTCCCGtattctgacctctttttctctgccccttgcttccctttacttccaacaaaagcaaaaaagaaacacTGATCCTGAGTCCTGAATTTCACCACTAGGCCTCCAATTCCTCCTCTTTGCCATAGATTTTGGAATACACAAGGAGGAGGTCTACAGTGTCCCATTCACTCTTCACGTTCCGGCTGGTGTGAGATTTGTGGAGCAttgtaacatctttcttgggtAACAAAAAGGACAAAGCTCCCACCTCCAACTGCAGCTCTTCCATTTTTCGTGATGCCACAAAAATCTGTTGTTCCACAACCTTGGAAAGTGAACTTGGGGCCCTTAaatgaagctggggggggggatggggagagaaatgtTGACATTAGTCCTTTACTCAGGGACTAGGAGATGGTGCCTGTGATGGTGAACGAGAATTTTAATAAGTTAGTTTTAAAATGAGTATATTTAAGATACCTGAGAAATATCATAATTTCACCAGAACATGATTATACAAAATTGTCAACATTAGAAGTTCAGGTAAAAAAAATTAACTCAGATATGTTTTAAAATTACTATCATACCCAAAGGACTCTCAAGACACACACAAAGAATATTAATAAACAAGTCGTATTTATAAGATATAATGAAATCAGAGGATTTGAAAACAGGCCTAATTAATAAGATTAACGAAATCAAATTCTTGTGGGCAGGTGAGTTGCAATAAAATGGGAGGAATTCTACCCCCCCATCTCCTGGGCATATTAAAAGTCACATGCTACGGCCACACAGCAAGATCTGAAAACAAACAATCCCTCCTTGGTGTCTGAACCTTGAGTGAACCTGTCATAAGTCAGGAGAtgcacttcattgtctctcaGGATGGTTGGGTGCCAACTGAGGCTCCCTCATTGCCCTACTGTAATCTAAGTATCCAGAGAATCCTCCTTTTATTTCCCATAGCTATTTTCATGTTAAACACATCAAACATAAAGCAGGTGAAAAGGGGGAATCGCAAGAGCCAATGAGGTACTCACCTCAGAATTCTTACTCAACCCTAAAAAGAGAAACTAGGAAAGCCAAGgctgaaaatggcaggaaaagaATGAGAAGGAAGAATGTAGGGCAAACGCAGCTCAAATGGCCTCTTGAGGCAAACCAGCCATATGCCCCTCCCACATTCATCCCAAATTCCCTCTCAATGTAGCATTATTCCTGAAAAATATGCTGATAGGGAGGTATTCATCTATGTCTGGATCTCGGgttagggtacagtggtacctcagcttacaacacctcgggttacaaatacttTGGGTTACAATCTCCGCTAAGCCGTAGGTAGTACCTCGGGTAaacaactttacctcaggataagaacagaaatagtgtggtgacagcaggaggccccattagctagaatgatatctcaggttaagaatggtttcaagttaagaacagacctccggaatgaattaagttcgtaaccagagttaccactgtagtcAATTGCATTGCAAACTTCGTACTAGGAAATCCTGTTGaagaaagatgggactccacagcgccatctggtgtcaaattgttataatgcatataaagcacttTACGGATGTAGCTAAATCATGACATCAGCAAAATAATGTATGGTTGTAGAATGGAACatatcctccctcccttcctccttctgtGTATCCCCTAAATGAATTCTGAGGTTTTTTCCAATTCTGTGGAGAAGATTTTAGGAGGCTACAGAGAAAATACAGAGAGCGGAATTTCTGTTGCACAACTGTAAATACTTGCACTATTGTTATGCGTTAGACAGATACTGCTCATTGTCACAGAATTAAAGGAAATGTATTACATTCCTTTTACATAATAAATATGTTTTTTGAGCAAGACAGAAACATCCCAATGGTGGAGAGATTTGGATGCAACTGGGGTGAAGCAATCAATGCACTTTTTGTGAGTACGCTTACTCACACTTCTCTTCATACTTACTCACACTTACTCACAGAGAAGCTTTCCCTCCAGCCAGTAATACATTTGGCACGACCAGTCCTCCCAGTTGCTGCCATTTAGCCTCTCAAAGGGCACATTGAAAGACTCACGTGCTTGCGGTTGAGCCATCTTCCCCCGGGGCTATAAGCATACTCACACTTTTTTACTTTTGTTTAGAAGGGTATTTTATATACACATCTCACTCTGAATCCTCCTTCTGGACAAGCAAGTGGCATTATGAGAGTTAAAGGACACAGTGCAGGCAGGCTAAGGAAGGGTGCAGAGTGGGGCCAGTGAGAGATATGATCCCTCTCATTGTTCCAGCAACAtgcaagggaaaggaaggaagggagagaagaagaCAAGGAGAGAGTCTGCATGACCAAGAATTACTAGGCCTTTGTCCCTTGTCTGAGTAGCAATGTTACCGGTAAGAAGAACTGCTTTGGCTTGAATACACTGGGTCTCATTCTCAAGGCAGTTGATGTGCTTCTTGCTTTTACACATTATGGTTCCTTTGGAGAAGCAGGATGGGCACTGCAAACCATTTTCAGCCAGCATGTTGAGATCAGGAACTGCCAAAATCAAAAGTATAGTGAGCATGTTGatgtttttctctgtttttgtatCTCTGTGTTATATTAATGCAATCCACCCTAGGGCCTCCCAGTTTTGGTGGGGCAGTTGCAAGTACTCTTGGATAAAATATAATCTAGACACAATCTGGGTTCAGGGCTGGGGATGGGACAAAGTCACCATTGGTCTCTGAGATGAATGACCTTTACATAAAGGGGAGTGGGGGAGTGTGAACTTTCTTCCCTTCTCAATCTCTCTTAAGGTTTTCCTGCCATTGATTATGGTGTAGCCTGTATGAAAATGGATGCTCTTAGTCCCCTATCTTTGTACAGAGATTCTGTCTGTCTTCTGCACTTCAGCAATGAACTAACCGTCACTTTCTGTGAgttccctgagacctccaggtccAAACTTATCCACTGGGTTAATTAACATAGGTAAAGTTCCTAAATTGACATAACTGACACTTCTTTAGACACTTCTAAATCCCAGGAAATCAACATGACTTTTGTCAGAAGCAATCTACTTCTGAGGTAACCATTTTGGGGAAGTGGGTCATTAAAATAGCAGATTAGCACTGCAGCACATCAAAGGAATGGAGGCTGCTCCCTGTGTAGTAAGAAAACCAGGATTACGTTTGATTAGAATAAGAGGGATGTGACCATTCCCAGGAAAAGACAAACTGCCAAGGCAAGAATGCTGCTGTGTCTATGAGAGGGGCAGGACATGTTCTGGTGGATGTCTTCATTGTAggcctcaggttgtatatatttatgcatgaccatatatcataaagacaccacagtgcaTTATGGTCCCGCAGGAAACACAGAGCCTAGGTTACAGCATGCCTGGTACCCATGGAATCTCACATCACTTGGATACCGGGGTGATGTGTAACCATATCTTAATATACAGTAAAAATATAGTTGGGACAAGGGGCACTGGCACTGTGCAGGATCAGATCCTCCCACCTATCAGAAGGATGATCTGATCCTGCATGGTGCTGCTTTGAGgggcaggaagaaggagaggccTGGTTGGAAAGGCAACCCATCCCTTCTCTGGCAGACGTAGCTaccaaataaaaggtaaagggcatgactatgccacttctggcaaaccaaaggagtgcacggaaacaccgtttaccttcccaccagagcggtacctatttatctacttgcactccatgctttcaaacttctaggttggcaggagcagggaccgagcaatgggagctcagcctgtcgtggggattcgaaccgccaaccttctgatcggcaagccctaggctctgtcgtttaagccacagcaccacccgcgtccctagctacCAAGTAGGTCCCTCTTTTTCACAGTTGCTCCTCTTGACTGCCTCCCCGTCCTGCCTGACTCGCCATTCCTTGAGAGCCCCTAATAGTCCTGAGCTGCTCAAGCCAACCTGTAGCCACCTGGGGCTGTCTCACCCCATTTGAATGAGGCTCAGATTCTCTAAGTACTGCTGATTGACTAAGGATCCAGGCCATGGCCACATTCAGTGCAAAACCCTAACATGTTAATGATTCTAAATTGATGCAGAAACGTACGGCTGAGAATTGCATTGTTACACAGttcagtcttgcagcagtgcttcTTCATCTGAAAGAATTTACCATCGCCTGCAGTGAAGCTGTAATTGCCTGAGGAACAGTATCTGGATGACGAGCATTGACTCAAAAGTTGCACTTGGAATTTCActatgaaaaagaatttgaaaGAATTATCTAGATATGGAGGTTTACTGCTCCTAAGACACGTTCATTGTAATGGTTCCAATTTTCTGTATTGTCTGAATGAGAACCTTTTCAAACAAATAACATGTAAAGTATTATTAAATTCGGCAATATAAAGTGATGAGCTTTATGAATTAAAATATGTACACACCACTATAtcatagaaagaaaaaatatcaaaatgtctTCCAGCCATAATATTTAAAGCATACAATAAAAGCTATTAAAAGTAAAGAAACAGATATCAATTAACcaatggaaagatgtattctgAATGGCTTGTATGAGCCTGGTGGAATACACAATTTTTCTGAAGGCATTTAAAAGATGCTTGCCAACGATGGGTTACATAATAGTGAGACTAGAGAAGCCAATATAAGTCAGATGATACTACCCTGGCCTTGGCTAAGTTCCTCTTAGAAGTAATAAGAAATAGAAACCGACATACTCTGGATAAAACAAAGTGACCGCCTCTTAATCTTCCCTGTATTTCTCTTTTATCTTGTTTTTGAAAATGATTTTGTAGGTCTTTCgactgaaataaataatgttCTTCTTCTTGGCAGTATAagttgcattttcagctgaatttgggggaaCCACTTGAAGCAGCCATTGTCCAGAGCTATTTCAAtggcttttgtttgatttgctcaatGCAAACAGCTAgaagtctgtaaattttgataatcAACCCAATTTGCAATGGGGCGTGAATAATTTCGATtgcaactgtagtttgtaaatTATAACCGAAGCTTTCAAAGTTTTATTACGATCATAGACCAGAGTAAAAGGCATTAAATTTGGAATGAATGTAGAACTTCATTTCAGGTCCAATCTGCAGCATGAAGAATCATGACTTCTTCTATACTTCTGACAATACATGTGCCATACACTGCATTCTCTCTGCTAGTCGATCATAACCATTTACAGGGCGGGAAAATACTTccctgaactcctgttgctcaacCCAAGATAATTGGCAGAGGTTTAAAGACGGTCTCAAGGCAGGATTGGGaaactgtgatcctccagatgctgctggactgcatctcccatcatctttgactggTGGCCAGGATAGATGAGGCAGGTGGGAATTCTAATTCATCTACAGCTGAAGTGCCACAGCTTCCTTACAACTAATTTAGTAATTCCAACAACAAAAGGCAAAAAACCAGATAAATCTTACTTATATTTGTACGCAGAACACTGGCAACACAGAAATCTTGACCAAAGTTACAATTTGTTGTTAAATAGTCATGGTATGTCAGTCCAGTCCTGTTTAACCCCGATCTGCAGTTCAGAGGTAATGCTGAGGACAGGAGCAAAAGATTAGTTCATGgattgttattatcattatcattattattatttggttttttggtttgcTTAATTTGGCACAGAGAAGGAGGTGGGAGtgaattaaatattttaaatgaaatgggGTTCAAGTTAATAAGatctttcaataaaataaaatgagtaaAATCCATTGGTCTGAACACTGGTTTAATTATTTTCAAGTGGTTTCAAGGTaaaccctccctttcccctggcCCATTTTTCCTCCCATCCAATCTATCACTTCAATACCTTTTTTCTTCTACTGTTTGATTACAATCTTAGATGTGACGTTAGCTAAAGGACCAATGGCCAGATGATGAAGAGCAGGAAGGCAAATTTTGACAGTATGCAGCTCCTACCGTCCTCACCTGCAAGTCAGCTTTTCAATCTAAATTGGTCTTATCCCATCATTCAGGCATGAAAAAAGGCTTTGGGGAAACTGGGAACCCTCTGCAGGAATACACTGTACAATCACTTACTAGACCTCCTGAGGAGAAGATTTTGCATTTCAACCAGTTTTAAGCAGAGTTAAATGAACAGGGTTAGATCCAGATTAAGAGACTTGGACTTTAAGGGGGGGTTAGGACAGTTAAGAGGGGAAAAAGAGGGGACTTCCTGGAAGCACATACTGTTCTGCATGACATGGACAAAGTGGAAATACAAACATTTTGATCCCTCTCTCGTAAGACTGACAAAGctgccaacttgaatggcttcacAAAAGCTTCACAAAAAGGTTTAGACAAATGATGCAGAATtaggctaccagtggctactaaaCATAGTACCTTCAGGTACTAGCATATTTCAAATATCCTTTAAAATTTCTATCCATTTTAGTTGCTCTTGGTttctattttgtatttatttatttgttttctgcacttgcctccaagcagctcaaggctatgtacatggttctccactccccattttaccctcacaagaaccctgtgaggtaggttaacctGAAGTATAGTGACTTGTCCAGGATCCCGCAATgagccatggctgagtggggatttgaaccctggtctcctgcatCCTTGCTTGACCATCTAATGACTACAGCACACTAGctctcttaaattcagctctccagatTCCTCTGTCCTCTAAATGTGATAAAAAGTTCTCCATCCTACTGGTTCCTACTTACCTGGAGAAAGCAGGGCCAAGAGGAGGCATGTGCTCAGGAGTGCCTTCATCATTCTAGAAAGAGAACTGATGCACATAGAGGCTTACTTGGAGGGATCTATAGGCTACATGTTTGTTCTGCAGGCAACACTTGGGGACAAATGTTCAGCGAATTTTGGAAGAGGAGTTTTTCCCACCCCCTTTGGCATAAAGACATAGAGATAATGATGAAATTCAAAGCTCACTGTTGAAATTGTCTGAATTATTTCTCCTCAATCTCATTAGTTGTCAACAGGCACTTTTCAAATTTCTTCCTCTATACagttaatttaaaatttaaattctgACGGCACCCAATAAAGGAGCTGAGAACCAAAAAAGGCAATGGCAAAGCCCAGAAGCCAACTACAAGAAACCCCCTCAATACATTCTCCACCTAAGGATTCCTCATCTAAAGAAGAGAAAAGCCTGGACACTAGATTCATCCCAGCAAGACTGGGAAGGATGGGATGAGCTGTGATTAAAATGTTGACTTCATATTGCAGCACACGTGGCTGCAATGGAGGTTTCAACCAGTAAAACTGATCAACACAGAAAAAAGGAGCGTAACTCAGTGGCAGCAAAGAAATCACTTCAGGTGCAAGCAAGTAAGGCTGAGGTAGAAAGCAGAGtgatacctctggatacgaacgctTCTGGCTatgaatgcttcaggttatgaactccgctaacctggaagtatctgctcctggttgtgaaaaaataatttcgAGCCAATGCCTCTGTTTTTGCCTTTTCTTACTGAGTTGGAAGGAGCAATAtactttttctcttcttcctggcCACTAATCAAAGTTCAATGAAAGCCTCAAGGTACTGCTCAGGTGACTGCTCAGCTGGCAAAGCTAGACACAGCTCAGGGCTGTTGAAGGGTGCCAGGGACACACTGGTAGGCACTGAATAGAATACAGTGACTCTGAGAGCTTATTAAATCATTTTACTGAACTTTGCCCCTCCTTGTTCTAATTGTGGCAGAGGATACTTTAAACCAGCTGATCTGTTTGGTGATGACTATCCTTAGCCACATTGTCATGAACTGAATCCAGCTACGTAGTTGCTTATACCTGCTTCAAATCCCACCCTCCATTTTCAGAAGACAAGAAGAACCCTGCAGTGTAGCAGCATCCTTCTTGGAGTGGCTGATCAGATGTCCATGGGTACAGGATTATCATAACAGGAGGGCAGTCGCCCATTCCCCCTGTTCACCCCCAGCAACtggaaatagtacagtggtacctcaggttcaacCGGGCAGAaacaccagggacgcgggtggcgctgtgggtaaaacctcggtgcctaggacttgccgatctcatggtcggtggttcgaatccccgcggcggggtgagctcccgtctttcggtcccagctcctgcccacctagcagtttgaaagcacccttaagtgcaagtagataaataggtaccgctttatagcgggaaggtaaatggcgtttccgtgtgatgctctggtgtaggctcgccagagcagcttcgtcacactggccacgtgacctggaagtgtctctggacagcgctggccgccggcctcttaagtgagatgggcgcacaaccctagagt contains:
- the LOC128419189 gene encoding phospholipase A2 inhibitor and Ly6/PLAUR domain-containing protein-like, whose product is MKALLSTCLLLALLSPALPLNCRSGLNRTGLTYHDYLTTNCNFGQDFCVASVLRTNIMKFQVQLLSQCSSSRYCSSGNYSFTAGDGKFFQMKKHCCKTELCNNAILSLPDLNMLAENGLQCPSCFSKGTIMCKSKKHINCLENETQCIQAKAVLLTASFKGPKFTFQGCGTTDFCGITKNGRAAVGGGSFVLFVTQERCYNAPQISHQPEREE